The genomic DNA GCGAAGCGACAATCACAGCTAGCCTTGCTCAATGAAGCAGGAGAACAGCTATGGAGTGAACGCATAAGTAGCAGCAGGGATAACTGGGAAGCATTAGCCAAGCAGTTGCGAGCCAGTGATTGTGTAGCAATGGAGGCAACCACCAACAGCAATGCGGTAGCGCGGTTGCTGAGGCACAGTGGCGCACGAGTGATAATATCTAATCCCCTCAAGACACGAGTAATTGCGCAAGCAAAGGTGAAGACCGATAAGGTAGATGCACGAGTATTAGCAGAGTTGGCGAGAGCTGATTATTTACCAACTGTATGGCTGCCAGACGCAGACACCGAGGCGCTGCGAGAGTTGATGAGCGATCGGCGCTCTGTGGTAGCCAGACGCACAGAGTTGAAGAATCGCCTACAGGCGATCTTAGCCAGCAACCTGATTGCAGATAATCACACAGACCTGTTTGGGGTGAGAGGGCGAGCCTATCTGGCGAGATTGTGTGCAGGCAAAGAGGCTGGTCTCACGCCATTGGATCGCGTGAGAGTACAAGCAACATTGGCAGAGTTGGACGGCTTGGCTGTCAGTATTAAAGCAGTAGAAGGAATCATTGCGGCAATGGTAATGGAGCGACCACACTGGCGAGCCAATCTCGACCGCCTGCTCACGATCCCAGGAGTGTCACTGGTAGTAGGAGCAGGCTTGTTAGCAGCGATCGGAGATATAAGTCGTTTCCCTGCTGCCAAACACTTAGCCTCATACTTTGGCTTAGTGCCATCGACATATCAGTCTGGTGATAGTCAAGCTCGTCACGGACGCATTACCAAGCAGGGACGCGCCGAAGCGAGATGGTTGGCAATAGAAGCAGCCGAGCATTTACGACGCGGACCAGGACCATTGCGCTTGCTCTACCAGCGCGTGTGTGCCAAGCGTGGACATAATGTGGCAGTGGTGGCAGTAGCGCGCAAACTGGCAGAGTTAGTCTGGCACTTGTTGAGCAAGCAAGAGGACTACCTCTATCATCAACCTCGTCTAACTATGGAGAAGAGAGCTAAAGTCAGACTAACGGCACGTCTCGCCACTAACACAAAGACTGCTTCAGCAACTCCACGTAAAGCTGGTCGAGCCCCACTCTATG from Thermodesulfobacteriota bacterium includes the following:
- a CDS encoding IS110 family transposase; the encoded protein is MLNEAGEQLWSERISSSRDNWEALAKQLRASDCVAMEATTNSNAVARLLRHSGARVIISNPLKTRVIAQAKVKTDKVDARVLAELARADYLPTVWLPDADTEALRELMSDRRSVVARRTELKNRLQAILASNLIADNHTDLFGVRGRAYLARLCAGKEAGLTPLDRVRVQATLAELDGLAVSIKAVEGIIAAMVMERPHWRANLDRLLTIPGVSLVVGAGLLAAIGDISRFPAAKHLASYFGLVPSTYQSGDSQARHGRITKQGRAEARWLAIEAAEHLRRGPGPLRLLYQRVCAKRGHNVAVVAVARKLAELVWHLLSKQEDYLYHQPRLTMEKRAKVRLTARLATNTKTASATPRKAGRAPLYGSALPGRQVLTQIARQAALRAEQIYQAVLASKSCPDTTSPQGFNPLKPNPVDWQKLLEIVA